The following coding sequences are from one Haladaptatus caseinilyticus window:
- a CDS encoding Eco57I restriction-modification methylase domain-containing protein, translated as MTSTHGDKNTILQKLNAIEFNKPETIFDSLYDTKQVVNDFYEDFEKLRTELVQEVAGIDDDRGDAKQRYVQVTLDRMIFLYFIQKKGLLDYESDYLHEKHEEFDAKGDVYEEFYEPLFFEILAEGKKDDDFGVLPYLNGGLFSKNPIEEEFEDARLGDSPEQTAELFGKILDFLSDWNWNVDERLDIVDPKNLSPAILGHIFEQTVNQKEMGAYYTPEEITGFMSRRTVHPWLLDRVNEEHGTDYDAIDDIFSLDVASASQSDTPVVADGGVAQTVNLEAVNQDHVQTLYFDALKKLRVLDPAVGSGAFLLAAQEVLLDVYLQCLEYFQALRDDRPWELPGRIENELDTIDATDGTVTLYAKKQIILHNLYGVDIDDGAVEICKLRLWLSMVADIENNPKEVEPLPNIDFNIRQGNSLIGFTEIMEVAREEQGDAALSNFGEGIGVSVKDLYEDIIDAVERHRSATTGSDAANARNLAESRIDTHSQTLNEKVLKQFSDTGINDVSAEELKAYSPFHWVLEFATVYRDGGFDVIIGNPPWDVLTSNRDDYFSKFDETFRTRMPEDKDSKMEELLEDSSIAEGWDKHQKEMARRAKYFNDGGQYKLQNPEVDGRAVGNENDLSMLFFERVFDIISEDGYVAQILPGVIFNGAAGKDLRLHALEESTVQNVIGFENRGIFPAIDSRYNFGIVTLQNSGSTDSVHGVFHQTSVNVLQNINQKSFEIPSKVLKNYSPQARIFPNIETKAEVDVLSKILEHPPVSEDIDSTWYASLYAELHRAGDSDRFVENKEDGDFPVYQGKNVFQFAYDSEFVRGLEDISLWSVDEDVSEEKSAKARIRGKNFRSRDDDISLKKAIYNKFSNDAEFSHLNTRSQKGFVNDLLTEEFDRQELSPEDVLLDSTEYRIVLREIARATDERTLIAGVVPKESVAVHTLHTVRPFKVDPDKDDLGTYPMHSAYSRVFSDNELFVALGLLNSIPFDFLLRTKVDAHIVKYKFEESQMPRLTDGDDWFHYISERAARLNCYGDAFAEMRERLGGIEPATDEDERMRLQAEIDAAAFHAYGLNRRDTEFVLEDFHRVSNPRRMTEEYFDLVFEKFDELAETGPHP; from the coding sequence ATGACGAGCACTCACGGGGACAAAAACACCATCCTCCAGAAACTCAACGCCATCGAGTTCAACAAACCTGAGACAATTTTTGATTCTCTCTACGATACAAAGCAGGTTGTCAACGATTTCTACGAGGATTTCGAGAAACTCCGAACCGAACTCGTCCAAGAGGTCGCTGGTATCGATGATGACCGTGGCGACGCTAAACAGCGCTACGTGCAGGTTACGCTCGACCGGATGATCTTTCTCTACTTTATCCAAAAGAAGGGTCTGCTCGACTACGAGTCTGACTACCTCCACGAGAAGCACGAAGAGTTCGACGCGAAGGGAGACGTGTACGAGGAGTTCTACGAACCGCTGTTCTTCGAGATCCTCGCAGAAGGGAAGAAGGACGACGACTTCGGCGTCCTCCCCTACCTCAACGGCGGCCTGTTCAGCAAGAACCCCATCGAAGAGGAGTTCGAAGACGCCAGGCTCGGAGACTCCCCCGAACAGACGGCAGAACTCTTCGGAAAGATTCTCGACTTCCTCTCAGACTGGAACTGGAACGTGGACGAACGGCTCGACATCGTGGACCCGAAGAACCTCTCGCCCGCCATCTTGGGGCACATCTTCGAGCAGACAGTCAACCAGAAGGAGATGGGCGCGTACTACACGCCTGAAGAGATTACCGGCTTTATGTCCCGACGAACCGTCCATCCGTGGCTCCTTGACCGGGTGAACGAAGAACACGGGACTGACTACGACGCGATCGACGACATTTTCTCACTCGATGTGGCTTCGGCCAGTCAGAGTGATACGCCCGTTGTGGCGGACGGCGGCGTTGCCCAAACGGTGAACCTCGAGGCCGTGAATCAAGACCACGTCCAGACCCTCTACTTCGATGCGCTGAAGAAACTCCGCGTTCTCGACCCCGCAGTCGGCAGTGGGGCATTTCTCTTGGCCGCACAGGAGGTTCTTCTCGACGTGTATCTCCAGTGCTTGGAGTATTTCCAAGCCCTTCGTGACGACCGTCCGTGGGAACTCCCCGGTCGAATAGAAAATGAGTTAGACACTATCGACGCGACGGATGGGACCGTGACCCTGTACGCGAAGAAGCAGATTATCCTCCACAACCTCTATGGCGTCGACATCGACGACGGCGCAGTTGAGATCTGTAAGCTCCGCCTGTGGTTATCGATGGTCGCTGACATTGAAAACAATCCGAAGGAAGTCGAGCCGCTCCCGAATATTGACTTCAACATTCGGCAGGGGAACTCTCTAATTGGGTTTACAGAAATCATGGAAGTCGCTCGTGAGGAACAGGGCGACGCCGCGTTATCGAACTTTGGAGAAGGCATTGGTGTCAGTGTGAAGGATCTGTATGAGGACATCATTGATGCCGTTGAGCGACATCGTAGTGCAACTACTGGATCAGATGCAGCAAATGCACGAAACCTAGCCGAGTCTCGAATCGATACGCACAGTCAAACGCTCAATGAGAAAGTTCTGAAGCAGTTCAGCGATACGGGGATTAACGATGTTTCTGCTGAAGAATTAAAGGCATACAGTCCATTCCACTGGGTTTTGGAATTTGCAACGGTATACCGAGACGGGGGGTTCGATGTGATTATCGGAAACCCCCCATGGGACGTGCTTACTTCCAATCGTGACGATTACTTCTCCAAATTCGATGAAACCTTCCGAACTCGGATGCCAGAGGACAAGGATTCGAAGATGGAGGAGTTGCTTGAAGACTCATCCATTGCTGAGGGGTGGGACAAACATCAAAAAGAGATGGCACGTCGAGCGAAATATTTCAACGACGGTGGTCAGTACAAGCTCCAAAACCCGGAGGTTGATGGGCGGGCTGTCGGCAACGAAAACGACCTCTCGATGCTCTTCTTTGAACGGGTCTTCGATATTATCTCTGAGGATGGATACGTTGCACAAATCCTTCCCGGGGTGATTTTCAACGGAGCAGCAGGGAAAGACCTCAGACTTCACGCTCTGGAAGAGTCGACAGTCCAGAATGTGATTGGCTTTGAAAACCGCGGCATTTTCCCAGCGATAGATAGCCGATACAATTTCGGTATTGTAACCCTACAGAATAGTGGCTCGACTGACTCTGTTCACGGAGTCTTCCACCAGACCTCGGTGAACGTTCTCCAGAACATCAATCAGAAATCGTTTGAGATTCCATCAAAAGTGCTTAAGAACTACTCTCCTCAAGCACGGATCTTCCCTAACATCGAAACAAAAGCCGAGGTAGACGTACTTTCAAAAATTCTAGAACACCCCCCCGTATCTGAAGACATAGATAGCACATGGTACGCTTCGCTGTATGCTGAATTGCACCGTGCAGGGGATTCTGACCGCTTCGTAGAGAATAAAGAAGACGGAGATTTCCCAGTCTACCAAGGAAAGAATGTCTTCCAGTTCGCTTACGATAGCGAGTTTGTGCGAGGCCTAGAAGACATTTCTCTTTGGAGTGTTGACGAGGACGTCTCCGAAGAAAAGAGTGCAAAGGCTCGCATTCGCGGGAAGAACTTCCGTTCCCGTGACGACGACATCAGCCTCAAAAAAGCCATCTACAACAAGTTCTCTAACGATGCTGAATTTAGTCATTTGAATACTCGGTCACAGAAGGGATTCGTCAACGACCTGCTCACTGAAGAGTTCGACCGACAAGAACTCTCTCCCGAAGACGTTCTCTTGGACTCTACTGAGTACCGAATCGTTCTCCGTGAAATTGCGCGTGCAACCGACGAGAGAACACTCATCGCAGGGGTGGTTCCCAAAGAGTCTGTTGCAGTCCATACACTCCATACTGTTCGACCGTTCAAGGTAGATCCAGATAAGGACGATCTCGGAACTTATCCGATGCACAGTGCCTACAGTCGTGTCTTCTCTGATAACGAACTGTTTGTCGCATTGGGTCTACTCAACAGCATTCCGTTTGATTTCCTGTTGCGAACGAAAGTTGACGCACATATTGTCAAGTACAAATTCGAGGAATCCCAAATGCCCCGTCTCACCGACGGCGACGACTGGTTCCACTACATCTCTGAACGTGCTGCCCGCCTCAACTGCTATGGAGACGCCTTTGCCGAGATGCGCGAACGTCTCGGAGGTATCGAACCGGCAACCGACGAAGACGAACGAATGCGACTGCAAGCCGAAATCGACGCGGCGGCGTTCCATGCCTACGGACTGAATCGACGAGACACTGAGTTCGTCCTTGAAGACTTCCATCGAGTGAGCAACCCCCGCCGAATGACTGAAGAATATTTTGACCTCGTCTTCGAGAAGTTCGATGAACTCGCTGAAACCGGCCCGCATCCGTAA